The Cucurbita pepo subsp. pepo cultivar mu-cu-16 chromosome LG18, ASM280686v2, whole genome shotgun sequence nucleotide sequence ttttagagaaaaagaatCTCACGAAGGAAGAGATTGATGAGGCATTCAGGCGTGTGCCCGTAAGCCAATTATTTTAACATTGAAATGTCTTATGGACTGTTGGTTTATCGTCGATTCCTTTGCTTATTTGTATGCTGCTCCTAACTGCTGTTCACTCTTCATTTTATCTTTGGGTGCTGGGGGTGTCAAAACAGGACCCGCCTTCTAATGCACAGACAGCTACTGTGAGTCAAGGTGATGATTACTTCGAGGAATAAAATAGATGTCTCATAGTGTAGTCAGTCCGTTTTTCTCCCCCTAtgtcctttttttcttcttcttcctcttcatgTTATCGTTTGAGAATTCTGGAGTTCCCCAAATTCATTAGGTTTTATGTGCTTATTCGTGAACAGATGGACAGGTGAACACAGTTCAGCCACAGCCCTCTATGCAACCTCTTCAAACAGTTTCTGGTGTCGCTCCTCCTCCTGGTGGTGTAACTCACCAGGGTACCGTCACACGGTCTAGATTCCATTGGTCACAGGCCATTCTCGCTGTAGGATTATTGGCTATTTCAGGTGTTGGAACAGTTGTAGTAATCAAGGTAACTTTTGTATTACTCGATATTCTTCAAGGGCCAAACGTTTTATGTCCATACGTGTTGATTCTGTTGTTTGAAGATTTCTGGTATTTGAATGCTGAACTTCTTACTGAGTTTTGACTGATAGGGTTGAGTGCTTTTATGAATATCTCTCTATTTTGTCAGGAAAAACATAAACTCTACATTTGGAAGTGTTCTGTGAAATCTGATAAAATATTCTCTGTTTCAGAATTCTATTATTCCTAGGTTGAAATCTTGGGTGCGTAAAATTGTATTAGAAGACGAGGAcattgagaagaaaattaattcaaaaccAAGTGCAGCTGAGGAAGCAGCTGCTGCTGCcaaagcagcagcagcagcagcatctGATATGGCAAAGGCGAGTCAGGAGATGCTGTATTCAAAAAGTGAAGGTGATTTTAGCTATATTCTTCTGCCTCCTAATTCCTTGTCTACTTTGGACTGAAGTTGTTAACACAAGGTTTTTCAATAACTTTcagagaaaaagaagtttgaagattttgcCAACTTGTTGGATGCTCAGCTTGGGCAGATGAAGTTGATGCTGAATGCCATTCAGAAATTGGAAGGTATTACAGCCTAGCTATCTGAGAGGagttttaatgaaaaaaatggaattagtGTAATAATATGAaggttttataattttttacttgGATGGAAATGATATTTAGGTTTCAAGTTCATGTGATATGCGATGTGTTTGATTTATATAGTCGTTTGGTTAGAACATATTTGCAAATGACATTTCGGTTTCCAGAAATATTGAGTCTACCTGATAAGTGTTCCTAATTCCTTTAAAATTCTCAACGAAGGAGACGAATTAGCACCCatagaatatattttcaattatcagAAATATATCGACTTactaattaatattcttaattcttTTACAATAATTGCTAGGAACCACGTATGGAAGAACTACTACTGTCAATCAACAAGATTATCGAATTACTGCCATGAGTTCAAAGGTGAGCTCAAAGTGGTCATAGAATGAGCAACATTTGTCTGGCTTGAgatgatattttgttttatggtATCTGATCTCCGTTTCTTGCTGAATTTTGACTCTCAATTCATTTGAATACTTTTCAGCAGCCATATTCCAATGGCAAGGTGGAATCTAGCGTGCAATCAGGTTGTTATCAGCAGTTCTGTTCTATGTAtggtgttttttgttttgaaacaCAAACATCACTGTGATATGCCTTGAATTTTTATATGCAGCCACACCTGCCATACCTGTTGAACCCTCAGTTGCACCACACCCCAAATCTTACATGGAGGTAATTTAATATTCTGTGTCACTTCTGGATAATGAATTTCGTTTATTCATGAGTATGTTCCCATGTCAAAGCATGCTGTCTGCCAGGTAGATATGTAAACTTACATAATCCTTTACTTCGAGAGAAAACTGGCTACTATTGACTGTTTTTCATTGATCATGGACACttgtttacaaaataaataggtAATTCAACTGAGAAAATTTACCTCAGATGTGAgaatttgattgaataatCTGCAGTTTGCCACACCATGATTTGACCTACATTAACAAGTTGCAGGTTTTAGTATATTGTGcagttaattatttattgataattaattattgctGCTGGTTGCTGATGTGTTCTATAATATGTTGGTTAAGTTTGTTGCATTGGTTCGgatttcttgttgttgttatttATGTGCAGATCATGGCCATGGTCCAGAGAGGAGAAAAGCCATCTAATATTAGAGTAAGTTATCAATTGAGTTTTGGGTAGACTGAAATTGTAGTggtgaataattttttttgcttaAACTTATGAACTCCTTGTGAGTTTGTTCTAAGTTTTTTAATACTGGCTTCATTGCAGGACATTGATGATTTACCTCCCAACCCAAATCAACAGCCATCAAATCCTCGTCTAGCTCCTAGAGCCAAGGTTCTTTTAGCGAAAGTTTTACTTCAACTTATTCTTGTCTCTGATGTTACTTCGATTTATAGCAAGTTGCATTTTAAACAAAAGATATATtaccaatttttcttttgtgtctGCTACTAATAGCCTTGGGAGGTTGGTACGCAAAACAATCCTGGCTTTTTCTATCAATCTCAAGAAAATGACAGTTCGAATTCCATGGTACAAAACAATGGCGTGACCTACATGAACAACAATGCTCCAGTGCCTTGGTGGCAGAAGAGAAATGTTAATATTACAGAGATCGAAAATCATGAGTTGAAGGTAGGCTCTTCCAATGGGCTCTCTGCTGAGAAACCAGTTCAACGTACATGGGTTCCTCCTCAGCCACCACCTGTTGCATTGCCAGAAGCAGCTGAAGCCATTCGAAGGCCAAAACCAACTATCCAGAAAGAGCAGCTTACTGACGAACATTTAGCAACACAACCAAATGTAACTGATGAGTTTCAGAAGGCCACAAAAGTTTCTGAATCTGGGGGAGCAATCGATTATGAGAACTTGGGAGTGAGCTCAAGTGAGATAcaagtggaagaaaatggctCCGGAGGACAATGAAATGCGATTGGAGTATGATCTGGAGGTATAGTCTCGTGAactttttccttctaaatttatagaaatagATGAACGAATGCTATCTATAATTTCCTGAAAATGTTCATGTACTTCGTTGAATATGCAAAACAAAAATCCTGTCGTgtttatttatagaataaagCTACAATAAATCATATTTGATAGTACATTGGAGCTTTTTCTTCCAACCATGTTCCAGATCTAGATGGATAGTAACCGTTGTTGAATCCTGTTATCTGAATCTGCTTTATTGAGTGGTCAAACCTGTGTTTTTATGTGGATTCCTTGGTTCTTTTTGTATCTGTGATTTTCCCGTTCTTAGAACCTGAAAATCCTAATAGACTCTCTGATTCTCAAGAGCTATGCCCCTTGATATTTTGATGTTCCATTCATCCGCTACAACAACTTGACTCTAAAAATGTTTCATCCTTGTTGCCATGTGTAGCTTTTGCTTCGTTTGTGCTTTTTTTTGGGAAGTAGGAACCCAGCTACAACGGCATGACCAATAAAAATAGCCCATGAAATAGAGCTCAgctaacaaaacaaaacaaaacaaaacaaattttctAATAAGAGGCTCTAATTGTTTACAATCAAAGATAAGGGATCATTAGAAAATtagatgttaaaaaaaatatccaaagAGAGACATTAAAGTGAATTATACTCGAGCCTTTAATGTCCTTAAagattcatttatttttcaaaccaAATAAACTAGACGATAGCAGTGAATGCTGGTCGACCCAAAAGGTGGCTTCCTTTAGGAAAAGGAGGGTGAAGAAGCCCATTCTCCATCATGATATGCGTTTGGAGTTAGGTTAAACCTAAATTCTCAGTAAACCTTTCCCCCAGGATACCAGCCAAATCAACACAAGCAAAATACTCCAAGCAAAATGACAACTccaaaaaatatgataaaagaTCTTTCTGATACCTGCCTAATCAACACACCTCTGAAGGGGCTTAAAACTAGACGTGAAGACCTCTCCCCCAGGATACCAGCCAGtagctttcttcttcttgaaaaTGGTGACCTTTGAGAGAATGTTGCAGAAAAGGGCAACAGGAATGGGATGAGAGGGTTGAGAAATTAAAGACTCAAGATCagaaagggaagggaagggaagggaagaaaCGTTCATAGAGACTCAAGATCAGAAAGGAACCTCCCTcctaaaatgaaattaataagaaagagagggaaagtTACTGTTCTAATACGCAATACAGTTAATGAAAACATCTTCCTTCTGAGAAAGATAGTTGAAAGCTAGGAAAGTGTTTATGAAAGCCACTGCCAATCTTGTGACCCTTCCCTGAAAAAATGCAAGGCCTTCACAAAAGCAGGGAAATGTTGTAAAATCACACTTTGCACGGTCTTCCAACAAGCCTACTTCATGACAGAAGTATCCCACTTGGTAGAGTTACACTTAAATCTTCTGCTTGTGATGATCCTATGCTATAAAGTACCAGACTCTAAAGCCACTTATTTAGAAGGGTGATGTTACTTTTTGCTAAGTTGTTGAACCTCACTAGATGAGACCCACTGCCCGTTTTGATATTTTCCCACAAACGAAAAATGTTCATAACCCTCTCAAGTTTGGagcaaagcaaagccatattTCTAAACTAGGAGAGAAAACCAGCTTCACTGTCTTCTCATTCCCTTGCATGATCTGCTGAGATCAATGTCTTTCTGTTACATCAGTGCACACAAGTCTGTTGTTTCTAAAGTCTAGAGCACCATGAATCATGAATTTGTTCCCTTATTTTACAAACATTTCATATAGAACCAACTTAGCTTGAACCTTGTCTCATCTCTCACTGGCTGCAATGCTTTCTTGTTGCTGCGTGAAACAACAAGATCATGTGTAATTTCTAGTCATCCAAACAGGTTCTTTGTAGAACTGTTCCTCCCAGCTTACTCGAAACAAAACACTTAAAAGACTTCATTTGAACAACAATCCATTATTATTAGAAAGAGGGAGGGTTGTAAATGAGTAGGCCCCCACGAATTTCACGTTGCTTGAAATTGTCCCCTCTAACCAGTAGTAGTTGATTTTTAAGATCCGTGGAATTGAAATTAGTGCACAAAAACGAAGACAACGTGACTTGCCTTTTGAAAAACGTTTTAACTTCACATTGCTTTTATTCAACAAGCTGTTcgtctttttcccttttcaagCATGACCCAACTTCCTCATTAATTATGGCTATAGGGAGACTCGATTGTGACCGGTGGTCGGTAAAAAGTTTGAATGTGCTAATAaggatattatattttattagagTAGTTGGATAAAATTTATccaataaacaataaataaataataaataaacaattttgtgtttaatatatttgtgtttgatgatttatttgatatttttataatttgaaattttatttatatttaattatggaaaatagaaattaaggGTAGGTAAGGGACCCACAGATACGAGGAACAatacaaaaagtaaaaagagcAAGTGGCACACTCTCCCACGAGAATGGACTCCCTCGTGTTTCTAACCAAACAAATACCATATTATAGTAAATTCTAacagattttattttttttttaataattttaatggttaaaatattaattattatattgaaaattttaaatttaatttattaacttttaCATTTATGTTTATTCAATGTCTGAAAGTATTGTGTTAGTGTTataaatctctaaatttaaatgttttaaaattaattgacaattaatctattaaatataaaatttcaaattttaattttgtatttttttttcaaaatgtcaatataagtaaataattgtgatgtcccacgttggttgggggagaagaacaaatcaccatttataagagtgtggaaaccttcctctagtagacgcgttttaaagccttgagggaaaacccgaaagggaaagcccaaagctagtggtgggcttgggttgttacaaattgtatcaaagccagacaccggacgatgtgtcagacttctcgctgttccccgtaggggggtagacacgaggtggtgtaccaataaggacgctaggccccgaaggagggtggatttgggagtggttccacatcgattggaggaaggaaagagtgccagcgaggacgttgggccccgaaggggagtggattgtgatgtcccacattggttgggggaggagaacaaatcatcatttataagggtgtggaaaccttcccctagtagacgtgttttacaGCAGCTCTGGGACCTTCTcctagtatacgcgttttaaagccttgaggggaagctcaaagacgacacggtgggcctgggtcgttacaataatatataaaatttaaaatttaagattaattttataaaaaaataatatagaaagataataattataaatatatatggaaGGAAAATTAGTTAAAGTGGGATAAAAAGGGAGTGAATTGAATTTTGGAGATAAGGACGGAATATTACAACGAGATAATTGAAGTGGTGAGCGTTGATTCCACTTTGGTCGTATTCCACTCTTCCAATTCTCtccttaattttaatttatttatatttttaaatttaaaaacaaaatttaatttaaagccTTTTGCCGTCTCCTCCACCACACATAATCTGGCACGATTCTCAAAGCTATATGAGGCGTTTTTAAACAGAAACCTTTCTTGCTTTGTTCTATTAGCACAATTCTccgctcttcttcttcttcctcatctcTGTAGACTACAGCTCTCCGCCGGATCCTCCTTCCATTTCCTTCTCTACTTTGAGTTCTAATGGCGTTGAATGTCCTTGCGCCGCTTGAAATGAAGGCTCTCTCCTTCTTAGACTCCTCCAGATCCAGACACTTCACCAAGCTTCAAGGTTTGCTCACTCTCCATCTTTGTTCTCTGTCCTTCCTTCGCGATTTTCTGGTTTGCTTGCGGTCGCTGAGCATAAGGAGTTTGAGGAAGCGGATTGATGATTGTTTCTTCGTCTTTTTTGAGAATCGGTTTCTTGTACTGAACTGGCTAGCTGCTGCACGGCCACCTACCTACACGTCGCCAGTAGTTTactcttgattttgatttttaactCTTTTCTGCCTAACAACCGGGAATTTTTTCGCCTTTCGTCgaactatttctttttctgcaTTATTCTATAATTTGGATTATCTGAGCCTCTTCTCCTAAATATTGACTGGTTTATCAGAATACTGTTGAAATTCGCGGATAAGAAATTGTGTTTGAGTTTGACTCGTTATTCAGAATTGGAATATGTTCGGAGGCTGTCGCAATCGatcattattttagtttttttttattgctgtGAGAAGATACAGGTGTGGTTGATAAACCTAAACCTAGAGAAGGAGCTCTTAGGACCGTCGATCTATAGTTTGATTCCAGCACCTTTGAATATGCAGATTTACTATTGTTTTATTCACTTTAAACATCGCACGACTTTATCGCTTTTTATTCTTAGGAGCATCATCCTTGAAGGATTGTAGAACTATTGTTCAGAAAAGGATTCACTGTTCATCACAGCCTCCTCCTCCAGCTTGGCCTGGACGAGCAGTCACAGAGCCGCAACATAAGAAATGGGAAGGCCAGAAGCCGATCTCCATTTTAGGATCCACTGGTTCCATTGGAACTCAGGTATGGGGGATTTGACATCTGCTAGCGCCAGACAAAACTCTTTTCTTCTGTCCACAATTAATACTTTTGTCTCCATAAAAGAGAAGACATGTCCCTTTCAGGAAAATGATTGTAAAGAATGaacaaattctttttaaattacattttagtCCCTCAACGTGTTCTTACCTACAATTTGTGGTTCTACAGACATTGGATATTGTGGCAGAGAATCCTGAGAAATTTAGAGTTGTGGCACTTGCAGCTGGCTCTAACATAACTCTTCTTGCGGATCAGGTATTCATATATGATGTGATATTCTGTGGAACTAGTTGTTTCGTCTTGGTGAAAATGCATCTTGGATATGAAACCACCATCTAACTATTGTACAGTGATGATTTTAATAATAGATTCTAACCAAAATGCCTATACATCTAACCATAGCAAAACAGCGTAGACTTTGACATGTACATCCAACCATAGCAAAACAGCATAATAGAAAGAAGATAACTTATTATATAGatgatgatgtttttattCCTGATGGAAAAGGATCAAAAGGACTATCCAAGCCAAGAAGGTCTACCTAAATTATTTAACCTTGAAGGTTGAAGTTCTTTGCttattaatatgattttatatGGCTCAGGTGAAAACATTTAAACCTCAGATAGTTGCTGTAAGAAATGAGTCCTTAATCGATGAGCTCAAAGAGGCTTTGGGTGATCTTGATGAAAAGCCTGAGATTATCCCTGGCGAGCAGGGAGTAATTGAGGTATTAGTCTCTGCCTAGTCTTTGTTATGAACCTAACTGATGAAAGCCATTTGCATTCTTTAAactatgtttttaaaaaactttcaGGCTGCACGACACCCAGACGCAGCCACTGTTGTTACAGGAATAGTAGGTTGTGCTGGACTAAAGGTACTCCGTTGGTCACTGTTTTCTAATTGTCTAAGGTATATAGTTACACCTACACATGTATGTTTCACCAAAGAACATACTCCCCGAAATTCCTAATTTCAGTAGGAATAACAGTGGTTCTTTTGGGAACATCTCTTCAGGAGCTTATATACATGTATGTTTAGCATAACGAGCATTCTGATTGCTTGTTAGCACCTTATGTTGTGTTAGCTGAGAATTTATAGATGAACAACAGTGCCTAGAAAGCTGAACTTAGTGTCTTTGTTTAGCCTACCGTTGCTGCAATTGAAGCTGGGAAAGACATAGCCTTGGCGAATAAAGAGACTCTGATTGCCGGTGGTCCCTTTGTTCTTCCCCTTGCCCACAAGCATAATGTAAAAATCCTTCCTGCCGATTCAGAACATTCAGCAATATTCCAGGTATGTTAATGAATTTGTTGATCGGAACTTGTGTTAACAAGTATTTTTTCTTCTACCAACTGATGCTGCTTAGATACTTAGATCTTTGCATATCCCATATCAATTGGttaatctatattttttctGGAGGATCTTAAAGATATGTCCGTCTCCAGTGTATTCAGGGACTGTCCGAGGGTGCACTTCGCCGCATTATTTTGACTGCATCTGGCGGGGCTTTCAGGTATTCATTTATATAATGCTTTGGTATAAGTTACTGAATcgaataaacaaatattatactTCTGCTAATCATTGAGcaaaaagggtttttttttcctttttaatttattgtattttttaaatgattttttttcttatactCAATGTGAGACGTGCATTTTGTTTTCCCTCGACTATGTTACAAAAtgaattctttatttatgtttataagCTTTGAAGGGATAAGTTCTGTAAAAACATGGGTAagttatatttcaaaaatccAGTTTCTTCTCTTAGTTTGAAAACTTTTGGAGTCTTCGAAGAGTCCTCAGCGGTAACAGGTTTTTAAATATGAACCTTTGAAACATTCTGCTCaacttgaagaagaataataGATTTAGCTACCATTAAAATGGCTTGTTGCGTTCAAATGTCTGTTGACCTTTTACAATATGAACCTTATTTACACATTTGTGTGTATAGATATTCTCCAAATTGAAGAAGCCACAAATAGATAATTTATTGAGGCTGTTAATGCAGAGACTTGCCGGTTGAAAAGTTGAAGGACGTTAAAGTTGCAGATGCTTTAAAGCATCCCAACTGGAGCATGGGAAAGAAAATCACTGTTGACTCCGCTACACTTTTCAACAAGGTTTAGTGTTCATCTTCCCGTTGCATATTCAAAGCACtaacttttttgttgtttaatgTAACAAGGTAGATTTCACTTTTCGTTTTCGACAGGGTCTAGAAGTGATTGAAGCACACTATTTATTTGGAGCGGAATACGATAACATTGAGATTGTTATCCACCCGCAATCGATCATACATTCAATGGTAGAAACACAGGTCTGTACCATACTACAGTAATAATTAACTTCAGTTCAAAACAAATTGTAACAGATTCAACTAGTAACTAAAATCTTGAAATAATCTTGACGTCTTCTCTCTGTCTCGATCTCCAGGATTCATCTGTTTTAGCTCAATTGGGTTGGCCTGATATGCGCTTGCCCATTCTATACACCATAACATGGCCAGATAGAATACACTGCTCTGAAATAACTTGGCCTCGCCTTGATCTTTGCAAGTATGCATTtctatctctctctaatcCATCATTGTAATGCTCGTTTTTCTTCTCCGAGAATACGCGTCCTTCCAATTCAAAATCTTAATGATTGTCGTGTTTTTTCTTATGTGGTTGTGTTACTTAAGCTAATCCTTCATGATCATCTATGCCCAATTTGACATATTTTCCCCTTCGTTTCAAATGGCATGATGCAGGCTAGGTTCACTCACATTCAAAACTCCAGACAATGTAAAATACCCATCCATGGATCTGGCCTATGCTGCTGGACGGGCGGGAGGAACCATGACTGGAGTCCTGAGTGCAGCTAATGAGAAGGCGGTGGAAATGTTCATCGATGAAAAGTATGTATTTAGCACCATTCTCCATTGACATTACTACCCTCTATCTACCTTGTACTTTGCTAGTCTATTTCTTCATGAATTCTCCAaataattcttggttttgcttgTTTTCAGAATCAGCTACTTGGATATTTTCAAGATTGTGGAGCTAACATGTGAAAAGCATCGAAATGAATTGATCAGTGCGCCTTCCCTTGAGGAGATCGTACATTACGACTCGTGGGCAAGGGTTTACGCTGCAAGTTTGCAGTCCTCTTCTTTTAGCCCTGTAGCTGCATGACCGCCGTCTGTGTTCACCTGCAACAAGGTAACCTTTCCCTGAGGCCTTGATGAAGACCTGGAAGTTTTGCTCTCTGTCTCACAGAATGGCCAGGCTGGAGAAGGTAGTTTAAAAGGACCAGTTaggaatttaattttttaaaaaaaaaagttatatatataaccacAGCACAAAACTATGAATCAATTGTGATGTTAAAGTTCATGCAGGGAAATGGAagtgaaataaatttatgggACTGTCAGATGGCATCCCAATTCTCGTTTTCAAGCTAAAGTTCTATTGTACAAAATTCAGATTGTTTGAGGAACAATTGGAAG carries:
- the LOC111779837 gene encoding peroxisomal membrane protein PEX14 isoform X2, which codes for MAATQSPPPPSSNDDDSQNSAPAPARATIEDRGDAKVEVEKQTSPPSVFVNSEPIREDQVQNAVKFLQHPRVRGSPVVYRRSFLEKKNLTKEEIDEAFRRVPDPPSNAQTATVSQDGQVNTVQPQPSMQPLQTVSGVAPPPGGVTHQGTVTRSRFHWSQAILAVGLLAISGVGTVVVIKNSIIPRLKSWVRKIVLEDEDIEKKINSKPSAAEEAAAAAKAAAAAASDMAKASQEMLYSKSEEKKKFEDFANLLDAQLGQMKLMLNAIQKLEGTTYGRTTTVNQQDYRITAMSSKPYSNGKVESSVQSATPAIPVEPSVAPHPKSYMEIMAMVQRGEKPSNIRDIDDLPPNPNQQPSNPRLAPRAKPWEVGTQNNPGFFYQSQENDSSNSMVQNNGVTYMNNNAPVPWWQKRNVNITEIENHELKVGSSNGLSAEKPVQRTWVPPQPPPVALPEAAEAIRRPKPTIQKEQLTDEHLATQPNVTDEFQKATKVSESGGAIDYENLGVSSSEIQVEENGSGGQ
- the LOC111779837 gene encoding peroxisomal membrane protein PEX14 isoform X1 — encoded protein: MAATQSPPPPSSNDDDSQNSAPAPARATIEDRGDAKVEVEKQTSPPSVFVNSEPIREDQVQNAVKFLQHPRVRGSPVVYRRSFLEKKNLTKEEIDEAFRRVPDPPSNAQTATVSQDGQVNTVQPQPSMQPLQTVSGVAPPPGGVTHQGTVTRSRFHWSQAILAVGLLAISGVGTVVVIKNSIIPRLKSWVRKIVLEDEDIEKKINSKPSAAEEAAAAAKAAAAAASDMAKASQEMLYSKSEEKKKFEDFANLLDAQLGQMKLMLNAIQKLEGTTYGRTTTVNQQDYRITAMSSKQPYSNGKVESSVQSATPAIPVEPSVAPHPKSYMEIMAMVQRGEKPSNIRDIDDLPPNPNQQPSNPRLAPRAKPWEVGTQNNPGFFYQSQENDSSNSMVQNNGVTYMNNNAPVPWWQKRNVNITEIENHELKVGSSNGLSAEKPVQRTWVPPQPPPVALPEAAEAIRRPKPTIQKEQLTDEHLATQPNVTDEFQKATKVSESGGAIDYENLGVSSSEIQVEENGSGGQ
- the LOC111779838 gene encoding 1-deoxy-D-xylulose 5-phosphate reductoisomerase, chloroplastic — encoded protein: MALNVLAPLEMKALSFLDSSRSRHFTKLQGASSLKDCRTIVQKRIHCSSQPPPPAWPGRAVTEPQHKKWEGQKPISILGSTGSIGTQTLDIVAENPEKFRVVALAAGSNITLLADQVKTFKPQIVAVRNESLIDELKEALGDLDEKPEIIPGEQGVIEAARHPDAATVVTGIVGCAGLKPTVAAIEAGKDIALANKETLIAGGPFVLPLAHKHNVKILPADSEHSAIFQCIQGLSEGALRRIILTASGGAFRDLPVEKLKDVKVADALKHPNWSMGKKITVDSATLFNKGLEVIEAHYLFGAEYDNIEIVIHPQSIIHSMVETQDSSVLAQLGWPDMRLPILYTITWPDRIHCSEITWPRLDLCKLGSLTFKTPDNVKYPSMDLAYAAGRAGGTMTGVLSAANEKAVEMFIDEKISYLDIFKIVELTCEKHRNELISAPSLEEIVHYDSWARVYAASLQSSSFSPVAA